The following DNA comes from Hordeum vulgare subsp. vulgare chromosome 3H, MorexV3_pseudomolecules_assembly, whole genome shotgun sequence.
TCTCCGCCAGCCGTTCAGCTCCGGTGGGCGGTGGTGGCACCGGGACGCAGCCGGCGCTCAACCTCCAAGACCCCGGAACCCGCATGTCCGGCGGCGCCGGGTAGTCCGCCTCGTAGAGGAGGCGGGCCTTGTTCTCACAGAGGTGCCGGCGGCTGAAGCCATTGGCGGTCGCTCCATCACCGGGGTAGCGTTCGTTcgtgggaaggagagggagagaaggcACAAGTggcgaagaaaaaaaaggagagagcGTCGGCGGGGAGAGGTGTGTGGCCACCGACGAGGGGGGGAGTTGCCTTATATAGCCGAGGGGGGCGGGCACACGGAGCGGCGACGTGTGAACGCATGGTGGGAACCGACGGGACGTGCGTCGCCGCGCCTTCACTTTGCATTGATTCCCGCAGGAAACgagacgatgaggacgacgaccgcACGGTCAGTCGCTGACTTGGTGGGCCCATGATTTTTTCACGACAAAAATGTTTCTACCGGTGCCCCGGGCGACCCCAACGCGCTGGGTTCGGCCTGGGACCGCCTGGGCCAATTTCGGCCCGAGCCGGCAAAAACAGGCTCCTGGGGACACAACTGGACCGTTTTTCTCCGCAAGCAAAAAaaatagggggggggggggggctggagatgctcttagaaagGCAGAACATGAAAACTATATTTCTGTTTCTTCAGACTTGCGCTTGGTTCTGGTAAGTAATAATTTGAGAGCATTTTAACTCTATTTCTGTTTGAGCTGGGTTGTTGTGAGGGCTTTATCCCGTTTTCTTCTAACAGAATTACACTGTCAGCTCCCACCGTGACAAGTCACATAGTAGTACCACCTAAACAGATAGATCACATGTTCACATAGGCATGGTCTTATCTTTAAATCAGAGTGACGATCAACACCATACTTTCTActtcctctgtacctaaataattgtagttgggaagaactagactagttctccccaactacaattatttagaaaCCAAGGGAGTACTATTCTTCAACGTACATACAAAGTAGAAAAGCAAATTACAGGCCCTTTGAGAAGGCGCAGATAAATATCCACACGCCTCAGTTCTAATGTCAGTTTGGGATTCATTAATTTAGCCGGGCGCTGCTGGTGCCTTTCTTCTAAAGCTTCTCATGTCAACAAAGTGCTAGCTTGTGGACACAAACCATCTCTGCTTGTAGCTGGTAGCAAAACTCAGGAAAGAATAATAGTCACCTCACAAACTTATCTCAAACAACTTCTCAGTGGTAGCTTGTTCCAGTATCAGCGCCAAGCCTTGATCAGCACCTTCTTCAGCTGAAATGTTCCCTTCTCAACCAGGCATGGCAGTCCCTTTTACCAAGCCAGGACATCAAcagtcttttttcttcttcttttttgacaGCAAACTTTATGATTAGCTGACCATCCCAGCAATCAAATCAGCGGAGTACACATACCAGATACTTGCACACTAGTTTCATCAGAGAGTACACATAAATTTAGGCCACATGTCCACGACTTGGCTGCTTATTTGAAAGCTCGTTACATAAACAACTATTTGACAAAGTCTATCCAGGGATATGATGAATCGAAACAAACCTAGTGCCCCATAGGCAAAGGCGACCAGGTCACCTTCACTGAGATTAACGCAAAATCGGTCTCTATCTTTCGAGCATTAGACCCGTGATTGCCAGCAATGAAGGAACAATCATGTTCAGTGGAACTGGACGACTCCGGGCCAACCTTCAACTTCAGGTGTATCGAAGAACCTGTCACTACAGCAACCACAgacctttttaagctttgtgtcTCACCAATGACACCATCGAAGAGCCGGATTTCTtcactcaacccactggtcaaacagccgagaaacaaattaaaactgTTTTGCACTTCTGATATAAAAACTTCTACGGTTGCCTCAACTGCATCTTCAAGACGTGAAAAAGTTACATCAACTGCGCCAGAATCGCCATGGATGCGATTTGTGAACGCATGACAAGTCTCTAAGCCCATGTCGCCTATCATTGACGCACCATCGATCAACTGTAGATCATCCTTTTCTTCTTTCGCAGTCCTGATCCTCATGTCATATTCGATTAGAATATCACCATAAAAATCAATCCCTCTCTTGGGGCCAGCCAAGTTGAAGAGAGAACCCTACAAAATTATTATTATTTAGTAGCTCTTCATATAAAAGTAAGAAAGAAGTTCCACTTGTAGCTATATTCACATAAAATGGATATTTTACAATTGATGAACAAAATCTTTATTCTGCTGCTTTTGGACAgattaatcacatggaagcatctttcATGATGCAGGAAAGAGATAAAAGTGGTTGTAGCATGTGATCGAGATTACATAAGATCCAATCTCATAATATTCTATGCATGTGATATTGTGAAATGAAAAGAGTAGTTTTAATTAGAGGAATAAATCTATTTAACTCCCTTCTAGTCTGCTAAACCCCCTCAAGTATAAAATCTAACCCAAAATGACTCCATAATGTCTAAGTCATTTCCTGGGGTAGTTTTTGGGCTAAACCACCTCCAAAACTGCACCCAGGGGCAATTTAGACGGTATTGAATACTTTTAAGGGGTCAAATACCTGCCTTTATACTTGAGGGAATGAGGGGGTTAACTAGACGAACCTCAATACTCGGGGGAGTTAGGTAGAATTATTCAGAGAAGTATCGATGTGCACCTGCTCCACGATGATGGGATCATCCCTCCTATATTTGATGATATAATTAAGCAATGGATCCAGATCATCCCGCACTGCTATGTATCCATATAATGCTACTGGTTCACCATCCAAGTCAAGTTTAGCCAGCTTTATTGATAAAATTTGGAACATGTGACTAGGTGCATGCTGCATGCAAGTTCCGTTGAGGATGAAGCAATTTGAGGGCTCTGTAAACATCATTGCCTCGATCACAGCTACACAAAAAATACAGTAATATCATAATTGGATATTCATATGGTAAATAAGTACCTGACACAAAAAGTAAACATGTCCCTTGAGGATTCCATGGCCCTATTGAAAAAAATTATTTACACCTGAGTGGAAACTATCTATGTTATATTAGAAATTCTTAACCCTCTCCCTTCCCCGTGAGAAGTTATTCTTTCAAGGAAAACACAAAGAAAAGCAGAAGAATCTGTAATCGCCTCAGAAGGAAaaaagtcaacaacaacaacaacaacaacaacaaagcctttagtcccaaacaagttgggtagGCTAGagctgaaacccataagatcttgcAACCAACCCATGGTTCTAGCACATGGATAGAAAGCTTCCATGCACCCCTGtccgtggaagcttgctatccatgtgccagaaccatgagttggttgcgagatcttatgggtttcagaaGAAAAAAGTCTCTCAATGAAAATTTTCTCTTTCCACGACTCCTCTTTTAAGTTGAGTTTTCTTTTGGACAGTACATAACATCATTACCTAAtgttataaaatattttcatggtTTTCCATGACTATTTGAGGTTGGGAGTACCTAAACCTGTCTAACAATTAGGATGCAAAAATTACATGCCAAAGAGAATGAAAAGTTATGAAGATATTCCGTGCCATATGACATGATGCCATCAACATAAACTTATGTGGAGCAGGAAAGATAAATATCATTATGGAGTGAATTGCGGAGATATAATGTCCAATGAATCACAACAATGACTAAGACAACGTCTAAAGGCACACCCACTTTGCTTTAAGACACACAGCGGTTGCCTGTCTCCTGCTTTTGCTCAACACCTAACAAACTCATCCCTTGAGTAACCTACAAGATTTCTTCTTGGTGGCCAATAGCATTCAACAAGTAAAAGTAGGCAAAATAAAGAAATGAACTCAAGATTTCAATAGAGAATTTATCAGTTGACCTATATACTTGAAAAATGTTGTGATAACAAAGGAAAGGAGAAGATGTATTGATCACTTACTCTCACTGCGGTTTGTAATGCGACATTTTCTTGTCCATGGATGTTCGCATTTGTATATAGAACCATCACGGTGCCTGCTTTTTGGAAATACATCCAAAGGGAGTACACCTTCAAAGGGGTATCGAGCCATCAATGCATCCCAGCTCTCGTATACTTCCTCATCACTGTCCACGATTTCTTCCCCACAGTAAGCAGTTTTCCCCCATGTATCACGTTTGCCATCTATAACCTCACCATAACAAGAAAGGAACTCCTTAGTTTTGCTCATGTTGTCCATGCCTTGGGTGATGGCAGAGTGTTCGTGGGCAGGAGTAGTGAGCATCCGCATGTCTGGTTTGGCAGAATCATCGCCTTTTACTTCACTGCTTCTGATGCCGGTGGCCATGTTCCGAAATCCAAGAGGAAATCTATCACTTCATCAGCATCCTCAGTCAGTATTGAAACTGGTATGCAATAAAGGCTGAAATCCTAACCGGCgccgcaccccccccccccccacccccaacCCCCCAGCGAGCGAAGGACAGAGGCAATTCCTCTGTTCCCCGTTAGCCCTTGTTCGGTTGACAGAGAACAAGAAGACGCACCTGGAAGCACGACGAACAGTTGGATTGTGAGGCTCATTGGGTGGGGAAAGTCGTCGCGCAAGCGACGGTGGCCACCAGCGAGGCGGAGAAGAGGCCATCAAAGAGGCAAGTGGTCGCGAGAGGCGGTTCATTGAGGCAGGAGAAGTGGCAAACgttagccaagccagaggaggagACGATGAATCGATCGGAAGATTTGCAGCCGAGCACGCGGCGGCGCCAGGGAGGGGAATAGCTATTCTTTCTGGGTCCTTTTTCAGGCCAAGGGAGGGGAATAGCTAAATTGGCGGTGGTTGTGGTTATGGTTATTCAGGAAGTGTCGACTGGTTGCGCATCGGGTTTTCGGACTGCCGCCGCACCGAGCATCATATATCTACTCCGTCCCGTTTCTAAATTtaagtttttttatatatttcattaAAGGACTacgtatggatgtatatagacatattttatagtgtagattcacttattttacaGTCTtctaataaaatctttaaaaagacttatatttaagaatggagggagtatattttataTCTAAATAATAACAATTACTATAACTAATACTATATCTATCTTTATCGTGACCTAATAATAAGGGTTTGTTTTTTTGGTAGCTTTGTTAGCTTTTAAATAAGTTGTCTCCTATTCAGTTTATTCTAGAAGGCACCTGCTACGGATCATCCGATTGATTTCAGCGAAAGACAAGGCACCTTCCTATCCGTTTGATTTAGTCCGACCATACCTTCCGATCTTTTCCTCTTAGCCCCTCTTTGCTTCTCCTCGGATCGCACCAACAAACCTTTCTTCTGCTTCGATCTCTCAGGTGGCAGCACCGACAAGCGCTCCAATACTACCATCCTGGAGCTGCCGGTGAGCCCTCCCACACACTACCCGGAGTCGCCGGTGAGCGCTCCAATGCAGCAGCCGGAGCCGTCGGCAAGCGTCGAATGCAACACCTGGAGTCTTCGACTAGCACTCCAACGCAGCCCCGACATCTAGCCACCGACCACTATTGCGATGCAGCACCGCGAGCCGTTTGGGGAGCATTTCTTTGGAACACGGCGAGCCGCCGCCGAGCGCTCCATAGCAGCACGGGACGCTGCAACGATCCTCTCCGGCGAGTGCAGTGCTGCATCGGAGCATAGGTAGCGGCCGCCTAGCATGCTTCACAACTCCAAAAAGGGACGTCGAGGAGCGCTACATAGCAAGATCGAAAAGGCTGCATCGAGTTGTCGAAGAGCGCTGGATCGCAGCACCTGGTGCCTCTATTGCATTGACGTGACTCCTTCCGGTGTCTCGGCTACGGCGGCGTGACTCCGGCCGGCACACATACGCATCCCTGTGATGTGCGTTGGCAGCTCGCCTCCACTTGCAGCAATGTTAGACTCCCATGGGTTGCAGCGTTGGAGGTAGCAATGTGTGGCCTAGTGCACGCGATGGTGGGACATATTGGTGAACGAGGACGATGATTTGAGGGCAACGGTCGCGTGGGAGGCCGTGGTTGTGTTGGTGAAGGATGTGAATTGGAGGGGAAAGGTGGAGAGAAGAACGAAGAGGGTATAATCGTGGGATGTGGAATATTGTGTGGATGAGAAGCTTTAGGAGAGGGAAAAGAAGAAAAGCTATGCATGGGACACATGCGACGTGTGTCACACGATCGAAGCGGTTTATCCGTTGCAAAATCGATAGGATGATAACGAACATTTTTCATTCTAGAAggccaactaaaaataatttttagAATCTAAAAGCGAAGTCTTAATTAGTAGGCTTTAAAAAATTGATTAGTATTTTAAAATAAGCTAGGTAGTGGACAACTTATTCTAAAAGCTAGCAAAAAAACTGGCCCTAAAGTGGCTATTGCTTCTGCTCGTCCGTCGTCAcggcatttttgcaaaaaaaaaacttgTTGTTTTAGGTATTTAGCTCGCGGTCCTTCATTTTTTGTTCGAGGGGTTTTGTCCTACATCGAGCGAGTCTCCTCTGGACCGGGCCATGAGTTTCGTGCTTGCCCGCACTTTTTTTATTAAAATGATGATTAGAGGAGCAGCGAAAAATACTTATGTGCGAGGATTAGAACTCGTAAATAGTACCACCTCGTTACTTTGCATCCATTCCAATCAATTTATATCCGCTGGCGAAAGTGCCGCATCAGAAATCAACAAGCATATGAGGGGAATGGAACGAAGGATTTAATACCACAAGAGGGAAGAGGAAGCGAAGGAATACATAAATTGTAGGACCTAATGTTGAACCTAATGTTGCCATGGTCAAAGATCTTATAGTTGATGACGttgatggacatgttatttacttttgtaAGGAAACCACTAGAACTGTAAAGCCTGTTAGACATAAATGGGATGAATTGGATAAAAACAAatcagttgttggcatgcctcttGTGTGAGTAAAGATTGGAGAACACTGTTATCACGACTTGCGTGACCTTGGTGGTAGTGTCAGCGCTATAACTTTTACTTTATATCAAGCAATTATGGATGACATAGAACCCTCTacaattgaagatattgatgttggaaatatgccctagaggcaataataaaatggttattgtcatattttccttgttcatgataatcgtttattgttcatgctataattgtattaacaggaaacagtaatacatgtgtgaataaatagatcacaatgtgtccctagcaaacctttagttggctagctcgttgatcaatagatgatcatggtttcctgatcatggacattggatgtcattgataacgagatcacatcattaggagaatgatatgatggacaagacccaatcctaagcatagcactagatcgtgttgttcgtatgctaaagcttttctaatgtcaagtatattttccttcgaccgtgagattgtgcaactcccgaataccgtagtagtgctttgggtgtatcaaacgtcacagcgtaactgggtgactataaaggtgcactacgggtatctccgaaagtatttgttgagttggtacgaatcgagatcgagatttgtcactctgtgtgacagagaggtatctctgggcccactcggtagaacatcatcataatgagctcaatgtgactaaggagttagtcacgggatgatgtgctatggaacgagtaaagagacttgccggtaacgagattgaacaaagtatagggataccgacgaacgaatctcgggcaagttctataccgatagacaaagggaattgtatacgggattgattgaatcctcgacatcgtggttcatccgatgagatcatcgtggagcatgtgggaaccaccatgggtatccagaccccgctgatggttattggccggagaggtgtctcggtcatgtctgcatgcctttcgaacccgtagggtctacacacttaaggctcgatgacgcgagggttatagggaattgttgtacgaggttaccgaaggttgtttggagtcccggatgagatcccggacgtcactaggagctccggaatagtccggaggtaaagattgatgtataggatggatgggtttggacgccggaaatgtttcgggcaccaccgacaacgtatcgggaccaccggaagggttccgagggcccaccgggaggggccaccagccccggaaggctacatgggccaagtgtgagagggaaccagcccctaggtgggctgatgcgccctccacacccagcccaaggcgcacaagaggggaaggaggggaaaccctaggcgctagtgggcctaaggcccacctaggggtgcgccaccccctcccttgttgtggccgccgccctagcctcccatctgggggctgccgcaccccttaggggtgggaaccctaagggttgcgccttgatgtcaactgttcttccccttgcaacggcaccagaagaatgctgctagcactctccggcaatcgaaactagaagaatgttgttgacggcacaccagcgcgtgggatcgtagcaattttcgagggtagagtatttgacccaaatttgttagtacgcctataggaggtgagaggatactctcaagtattagcagctgaatatgttagattcaaccacacctgaaagattagtatctacaagcaaagtatcaatagcaaagtagtatgataacaacggtgtcagaaacgatttgttgacacggcagactatttctaacgattgtatcgatggcgccaagttgcctcgttgacggaagttgtcagttcccgtcaacgaccagcgaaccaaaattgtagcaggtagcagcagtgtaacgagcaatagcagtggcaaggaacaacggtagtgacagcagcagcaggtagcaacagtagcaagcgacagtagtagcaacagtagcagtagagcaagacaagtaacagcagtagcaacagtagtaacagcagcacaacaaaacaagtaacaacagcagtaggacaaactcgtaggcaatgggtccgtgatttgtttggatgatattcatcatgcaacagttataacacggagagatatgtggctagctcccgttcgtcaatgtgatataggcatgcattccgtgtgtcgtcatacgtgcttagggaaaagaacttgcatgacatctattgtccatccctcccgtggcagcggggtccaaaaggaaactacgggatattaaggttctccttttaataaagaaccgtaccaacgcattagcacttggtgaacacatgaactcctcaaactatggtcatcaccgggagtggttctggttattgtcactctggggttgccggatcataacacatagtaggtaactacaacttgcaagatcggatctaaaacacacatatattggtgaaaacataataatttcatatctgaaatcatggcactcgggccctagtgacaagcattaagcatggcaaagtagtagcaacatcaatctcagaacatagtggatactaggggtcaatccccatcaaaactaactcgattacatgatagatctcgtcctactcatcaccgcctagcgagcctatgaatagattactcacgaacaacgaagagcttcatggaattggagaggaaagaaggttgatgatgacgatggcgacgatttcccctctccggagcccaagacggactccagatctgcccttcagatgaagaacaggtggtggcggcggctccgtatcgcaaacgcgatgaaaacttctcttattattttttctgggacgaaagtgaacttatagacctgaggttgggggtggcagagccgtgtgggccccacaagtctgcccaccgccaccaggggggtggtggcggagccagggcttgtggcccactggcccaccccctcaggtggaacttggcgcacatatttttcatattttccaaaaatgctcgccgtaaattttcaggacgtttggagaactttgatttctgcacaaaaataacaccaaggcaattctgctgaaa
Coding sequences within:
- the LOC123445325 gene encoding uncharacterized protein LOC123445325 isoform X1, with the protein product MNRLSRPLASLMASSPPRWWPPSLARRLSPPNEPHNPTVRRASSDRFPLGFRNMATGIRSSEVKGDDSAKPDMRMLTTPAHEHSAITQGMDNMSKTKEFLSCYGEVIDGKRDTWGKTAYCGEEIVDSDEEVYESWDALMARYPFEGVLPLDVFPKSRHRDGSIYKCEHPWTRKCRITNRSETVIEAMMFTEPSNCFILNGTCMQHAPSHMFQILSIKLAKLDLDGEPVALYGYIAVRDDLDPLLNYIIKYRRDDPIIVEQGSLFNLAGPKRGIDFYGDILIEYDMRIRTAKEEKDDLQLIDGASMIGDMGLETCHAFTNRIHGDSGAVDVTFSRLEDAVEATVEVFISEVQNSFNLFLGCLTSGLSEEIRLFDGVIGETQSLKRSVVAVVTGSSIHLKLKVGPESSSSTEHDCSFIAGNHGSNARKIETDFALISVKVTWSPLPMGH
- the LOC123445325 gene encoding uncharacterized protein LOC123445325 isoform X2, which encodes MNRLSRPLASLMASSPPRWWPPSLARRLSPPNEPHNPTVRRASRFPLGFRNMATGIRSSEVKGDDSAKPDMRMLTTPAHEHSAITQGMDNMSKTKEFLSCYGEVIDGKRDTWGKTAYCGEEIVDSDEEVYESWDALMARYPFEGVLPLDVFPKSRHRDGSIYKCEHPWTRKCRITNRSETVIEAMMFTEPSNCFILNGTCMQHAPSHMFQILSIKLAKLDLDGEPVALYGYIAVRDDLDPLLNYIIKYRRDDPIIVEQGSLFNLAGPKRGIDFYGDILIEYDMRIRTAKEEKDDLQLIDGASMIGDMGLETCHAFTNRIHGDSGAVDVTFSRLEDAVEATVEVFISEVQNSFNLFLGCLTSGLSEEIRLFDGVIGETQSLKRSVVAVVTGSSIHLKLKVGPESSSSTEHDCSFIAGNHGSNARKIETDFALISVKVTWSPLPMGH
- the LOC123445325 gene encoding uncharacterized protein LOC123445325 isoform X3, encoding MNRLSRPLASLMASSPPRWWPPSLARRLSPPNEPHNPTVRRASRSSEVKGDDSAKPDMRMLTTPAHEHSAITQGMDNMSKTKEFLSCYGEVIDGKRDTWGKTAYCGEEIVDSDEEVYESWDALMARYPFEGVLPLDVFPKSRHRDGSIYKCEHPWTRKCRITNRSETVIEAMMFTEPSNCFILNGTCMQHAPSHMFQILSIKLAKLDLDGEPVALYGYIAVRDDLDPLLNYIIKYRRDDPIIVEQGSLFNLAGPKRGIDFYGDILIEYDMRIRTAKEEKDDLQLIDGASMIGDMGLETCHAFTNRIHGDSGAVDVTFSRLEDAVEATVEVFISEVQNSFNLFLGCLTSGLSEEIRLFDGVIGETQSLKRSVVAVVTGSSIHLKLKVGPESSSSTEHDCSFIAGNHGSNARKIETDFALISVKVTWSPLPMGH